One Chryseobacterium wanjuense genomic region harbors:
- a CDS encoding DNA-formamidopyrimidine glycosylase family protein: protein MPEGPSIILMKENLQKLVGKKVIEAHGNAKIDHPILKGKILKEIRTFGKQTYLVFDDIAVRIHLLMFGSYSVDEQTKPDRQLRLALIFKGSGMYFYTCSVKLVDSEFLAAIDWEADVMSDEWNPKKAEKKLKSKPEMMVCDALMNQDIFSGVGNIIKNEVLFRIEVQPESLLGNMPAKKIKELIAEARNYSFDFLKWKREFTLKKHWLAHTKSVCPKCGEKLIKKQTGLGKRRSFYCEKDQKLY, encoded by the coding sequence ATGCCCGAAGGTCCCTCCATAATACTTATGAAAGAAAACCTGCAAAAACTTGTAGGTAAAAAAGTAATAGAAGCGCATGGAAATGCAAAAATCGACCATCCCATTCTGAAAGGGAAAATTTTAAAGGAAATCCGGACTTTTGGAAAACAAACTTATCTTGTATTTGATGATATAGCGGTGAGGATTCATTTGCTGATGTTCGGATCTTATAGTGTGGATGAGCAGACAAAACCCGACCGCCAGCTCCGATTGGCATTGATTTTCAAAGGAAGTGGAATGTATTTCTATACCTGCAGTGTAAAACTTGTAGATTCAGAATTTCTGGCAGCAATTGATTGGGAAGCCGATGTCATGAGTGATGAATGGAATCCTAAAAAAGCTGAGAAAAAGTTAAAATCCAAACCGGAAATGATGGTTTGCGACGCCCTCATGAATCAGGATATTTTTTCCGGAGTCGGGAATATTATTAAGAATGAAGTGTTGTTCAGAATCGAAGTACAGCCGGAAAGCTTACTGGGAAATATGCCCGCGAAAAAGATCAAAGAACTCATTGCTGAAGCCCGAAATTACAGTTTTGATTTTCTGAAATGGAAACGCGAATTTACCCTGAAAAAACACTGGCTCGCCCATACCAAATCCGTTTGCCCGAAATGCGGTGAAAAGCTGATAAAAAAACAAACCGGCCTTGGAAAAAGAAGAAGTTTCTATTGCGAAAAAGATCA